One Pseudomonadota bacterium DNA window includes the following coding sequences:
- a CDS encoding MFS transporter — MTSKKSGEEAKFTPYLMILTSVFCVMSTSILTPALPLIAHYFGSSNDASQKILSMNILGIALSGLLYGALSESFGRRFLFLIGFLLFSLSALLSFLAESFNVLWSLQILQGCGIGCAAVLPLAVIRDIYSGKRAAYLMSIFGILMALSPALSPLVGGIIIEALGWKFIFLFLSCAGVIIGIGLFYGLPETHPQELRHPVSLLLLLKNYGHLLKNTKFLRFAVLSWFSVWGLWVYSSTASFVFIENFGLTPMAYGEYSIITILGIVIGNFFVNRFISLWELLTFLKIGSISLLSGIFGLLFAAGYDCKDPMVYASVMFFYCFGFGSLWSASLSLAMDHVPHEKGYGAALIRSGQFLSASLGVMISGLLYEGSFILPGLFILMCVIIITLLVWTTSRSESFMSE, encoded by the coding sequence ATGACCTCCAAAAAAAGTGGCGAGGAGGCCAAATTCACCCCTTATTTGATGATTCTTACCTCTGTGTTTTGCGTTATGTCAACATCAATACTAACGCCTGCTCTTCCCTTAATTGCGCATTATTTTGGCTCCTCAAATGATGCCTCTCAGAAAATTCTAAGTATGAATATTTTAGGAATTGCTCTTTCAGGTCTTTTGTATGGAGCTCTTTCAGAATCTTTTGGCCGTCGATTTCTTTTTTTAATAGGATTTTTACTCTTTTCTCTCTCTGCACTTTTAAGTTTTTTAGCAGAATCTTTTAATGTTTTATGGAGTCTTCAAATTTTACAAGGGTGCGGTATTGGATGTGCCGCAGTTCTTCCTCTAGCTGTTATCCGGGATATTTATTCTGGAAAACGCGCCGCTTATTTAATGTCAATTTTTGGTATCCTTATGGCGCTTTCACCAGCTCTCTCTCCTTTAGTTGGAGGCATTATTATAGAAGCCTTAGGATGGAAGTTTATTTTTTTGTTTCTTTCATGTGCTGGGGTTATTATAGGGATAGGCTTATTTTATGGCCTTCCTGAGACGCATCCACAAGAGTTGCGGCATCCAGTTTCTCTCCTTCTTCTTTTAAAAAACTATGGGCACCTCTTAAAAAATACAAAATTTTTGAGATTTGCTGTTCTCTCTTGGTTTTCAGTGTGGGGGCTCTGGGTGTATTCTTCGACAGCATCTTTTGTTTTTATTGAAAACTTTGGTCTTACGCCAATGGCGTATGGAGAATATTCCATCATTACAATTTTAGGAATTGTTATAGGGAATTTTTTTGTTAATCGCTTTATTTCACTATGGGAGCTTTTAACATTTTTAAAAATTGGCTCAATAAGTTTGCTTTCTGGAATCTTTGGGCTTCTTTTTGCAGCTGGGTATGATTGTAAAGATCCCATGGTTTATGCCAGTGTCATGTTTTTTTATTGTTTTGGATTTGGATCTTTATGGTCTGCTTCTTTAAGCCTGGCAATGGATCATGTCCCTCATGAAAAAGGGTATGGCGCAGCTCTTATTCGATCTGGTCAATTTTTATCCGCTTCTTTGGGGGTTATGATTTCTGGTCTTCTTTATGAAGGGTCTTTCATCTTGCCAGGCCTTTTTATTCTGATGTGCGTGATCATTATTACGCTTCTCGTTTGGACAACATCGCGCTCTGAAAGTTTCATGTCAGAGTAA
- a CDS encoding tyrosine-type recombinase/integrase, with protein sequence MITQGEDPAEQKRALKHLPDIHELAQDYVDRYGKNKRPRSLEEDKKLLRNHIILKLGDRKVAHLSRRDVENFHTALKETPYQANRALALLSKMISLAIAWGWRSDNPVKDIPRFPEEKRDRWLNKEEISRLWKTLDDYKRPSSFFFKLLLLTGARKNELLKATWSHFDLEQGVWTKPSSLTKQKKREYLPLSQEALQVLEELKNLNIESPYVFPGLTKKEPLKDVQNLWRRVIEKAELPGVRIHDLLQLAIQAVIAPHV encoded by the coding sequence GTGATTACACAAGGGGAAGACCCAGCTGAACAAAAAAGAGCCCTTAAGCATCTTCCTGATATTCATGAACTCGCACAAGATTATGTAGACCGCTATGGAAAAAATAAACGTCCTCGAAGTCTTGAAGAAGATAAAAAGCTTCTGCGAAATCACATCATCCTTAAACTTGGCGATAGAAAAGTAGCTCATCTTTCTCGTCGCGATGTAGAAAACTTTCATACTGCTTTAAAAGAAACACCTTACCAAGCCAATCGAGCTTTGGCTCTCCTTTCCAAGATGATATCATTAGCCATTGCTTGGGGATGGAGAAGTGATAATCCTGTAAAGGACATTCCACGGTTTCCAGAAGAAAAAAGAGATCGATGGCTTAATAAAGAAGAAATCTCTCGCCTTTGGAAAACTTTAGATGATTATAAGAGACCTTCCTCTTTCTTTTTTAAGTTACTTCTTCTTACCGGTGCTCGAAAAAATGAACTCCTAAAAGCAACTTGGAGCCATTTTGACCTTGAACAAGGAGTTTGGACAAAACCTTCTTCTCTCACAAAACAAAAGAAACGAGAATATTTGCCTCTTTCTCAAGAAGCCCTTCAAGTTCTTGAAGAGCTCAAAAACTTAAACATCGAAAGCCCTTATGTTTTTCCTGGGTTAACTAAAAAAGAGCCCCTTAAAGATGTACAAAATTTGTGGAGACGCGTAATTGAAAAAGCAGAGTTACCAGGGGTACGAATTCATGACCTGCTGCAACTTGCAATACAGGCTGTAATTGCTCCGCACGTTTAA